TCTATAGTAACAAAAAAACTTCAATtgttgcttttttttttaaattagagaaaattaagttttaaggtaaaattttgtattctattttcataaaaaaaattaagttttctCATCCCAGTTGAGCATTTAAAATCTATTTTAACTGCTACATTACACTGTCGTTTGAGAAGTAACAAATTTTAACGATAGAGTGACATTTTATAACATAATGATAACGTAaatgattaaaatttaatattttaaatataaataaaagtaacaatttaataaattaatatttttctcCCTAGATGTATCCCGTGTTAACTACCTTATAAATTCCTTCTTCCATAGCCTTTCTTTTTGAACCTTCCTCTGTTTTTCTTCTTCGAACTTTTTCCTCTTTTTTCAACTGcattttttctttcttacatCTACTCTAATGGCAAAACCTGAATTTCTTACCATTGCATTCCTCCTATTTCTTCAACTCACCTTCGCTGCCATTTCGCCCCAGCCCTCGCCAGCCCCAGCCCCAGCCCCTTCACCCGGTACACACTCGCCCGCGCCAGCCCCTTCACCCGGTACACACTCGCCCGCGCCAGCCCCTTCACCCGGTATACACTCGCCCGAGCCAGCTCCTTCACCCGGTACACACTCGCCCGCGCCAGCCCCTTCACCCGGTACACACTCGCCCGCGCCAGCCCCTTCACCTGGTACACACTCGCCCGCGCCAGCACCATTTAATTCCACTCCGGCGCCGTCTCCATCAGATCCGGCACAAGCGAGTTCTCCTTCTCCTGGCAGCAATATCGGCCACAACAACGTTAATCCGGACGTGAAGAACGCCAGTGGTGGCGGAGGAATGAGCGCAGGAAAAAAGGCGGGAATCGTTGTGGGGGTGTTGATAGCAGCGTGCTTGGTTGTCGTCGGTGGATTGATTTACAAGAAGAGACGAGATAACATCAGGAGATCTCAGTATGGATACGCCGCCAGGGCAGAACTTCTCTGAAGAAGAATAAGATAAGTTCGTGATTATACATATTAAAACAAACAAGATCAGAAAGGttatattcaaataatcaaatttgCTACTACTTATTCAGACTATTTCTGCATGAGATAGAATTGTTGTAGTCAGCAGTTTACTCTGCACTATAATAAGTATTAGTCAACCATGTTTAATTTTATAATACATTTATGGAATTCATTTCTCATTTCTTTTATTTGATTGAAATTTTCCATTCCTATAATTCCGAGTTCTGGGTTGGGATATTAGGCTATCATTATTTCAACttatttttcaattgtttttcaactttctttttagcaCGAGAAAGTTAAACTTTTGTTTATGACAACTGTCTCATGTTAATCTTTTCCTTGAATCATACATAATACTTTCGTCTATAATGTGTGAGCGAGGACTAGGAGGGGCTAAAGTTATTTGCTCGTGGCCCCCCTTGCACATGATTGAAAGACTTTAACGTGTCTTTGCCATCTACGAGGGGATGGTTCCAATGAAGAATTTGTCTTCCAAATTGCAGCTTTCCTTCTTTTGTTCATTAAATTACAGCtccctctctctctttttcctcttaaTAGAAGattcattaatatatataaagttttacTGTTTGTTTTAGTAAAAACAAAATCCATCTTAAAAATAGGGTACTATTGCATGACTGAAAGTCAGGTAATAGCAGAGAAAACATTTTACCTGAACTTACTGTTAGAAAAACACAggtaaaaacatgaaaatcagaACACAAGTTACATCAGGGCACCAAACACCAAATCGAAACTCCAGGAGCTTGTGTGTCAAATCCGAGAATGATGGCATTGTTGTTTCTGTTGAAACTAATGGAGCCTGTAGATTAATAAAATGTTATGGGTCgtttttaccgttaccgaaacgGGGAGTTTTTGTGTTTTAGTTGTTTTCTTAGTATAATAAAACGATGTGGATTGAAGGGAGTAAGTTGTTCTTAGTGAAATGGTGCGTTCCACTGTGTACAGTTGTAAGTAACAACTAGCCTAACTGAATTTTAGTTCTGTTATACGTTACTGTActtaaaaatgattaatttacacaaaaatgccaaaaaaaaattaaaataattactaaaataagttgattttaaaaatttacaggAATAGACTGTTTTACgaaatgatattaaattaatataatacttatcaaGATGAATCtacattaaatttaatattaaatctattaaattaatagaTTATTCATGCATGagatagatattaaattaaatttaatattaatataatcactttaatattaaattaataaatattatcaaacaagtattaaattaaatttaataataagtttattaaaataatattatttttaaaatagttaatttgaaatcaaattatcCAATAGAGTTTCAATAGGAGTGATTCTTCCACTACTTAACCGTTGAAGGACTATTCATCGACCACTAGAATACCACCATCGTTGTAGTTGATATCGTCGTGTTCAGTGGTGCCATCGCAGATGCGACACCCTCACGGCACCCCAATCTGGTTCGGTTCGGGCCAATGACAACTCAACTAGTCTGGTCTTGCCACCGGTTATACTGTCGACTCGGTTTCACATAAAAAGCCCCGTTCGATCATTTTAGGGTCTCGATCTCAGTTTTGGGTTCTTGAGCCCAATTTTCAATCTCAAgttcaattttcaatttcaagttcaattactcaTTAAGGCAATTGTCTGATTTAGAAAATCAATTTCCAAAAATatgatattaattttaattaatttgattaatttaattttacttgattaaaattaattctctagttgaacaattttgACAAAagcttaatttaattttactcaattaaattatttccaaagtcatagaatttt
Above is a genomic segment from Gossypium arboreum isolate Shixiya-1 chromosome 8, ASM2569848v2, whole genome shotgun sequence containing:
- the LOC108469290 gene encoding uncharacterized protein LOC108469290, whose product is MAKPEFLTIAFLLFLQLTFAAISPQPSPAPAPAPSPGTHSPAPAPSPGTHSPAPAPSPGIHSPEPAPSPGTHSPAPAPSPGTHSPAPAPSPGTHSPAPAPFNSTPAPSPSDPAQASSPSPGSNIGHNNVNPDVKNASGGGGMSAGKKAGIVVGVLIAACLVVVGGLIYKKRRDNIRRSQYGYAARAELL